From a region of the Entelurus aequoreus isolate RoL-2023_Sb linkage group LG27, RoL_Eaeq_v1.1, whole genome shotgun sequence genome:
- the LOC133644338 gene encoding calreticulin-like isoform X2 produces the protein MLRPSVVISVAILHKVAKKQCHGWKSRWIQSKHKSDYGQWKLTAGKFYGDAKLDKGLQTSQDAHFYFISARFQPFSNEGRPLVIQFTVKHEQNIDCGGGYIKIFPSDIDQSAMDAESPFYIMFGPDICGRSTQKVHVIFNYKGQGYLIKKDIKCKVDELTHLYTLIINPDQTYEVKIDNTQVASGSLEDDWDMLLPKKIKDPLAKKPSDWVDQATIDDLTDTKPEDWDQPETIPDPTARKPSDWDDGMDGEWEPRRMTNPDYKGDWKPKQIDNPDYKGEWVHPEIDNPEYVHDPTVYKFDNIAVLALDLWQMRSGTIFDNFLITDDIAEAEKFGEQTWGVTTEPEKKMREEQLMLAQEEVDKEQPEKDHEEEEEDEEEDDKRVNNEHVKNTEL, from the exons ATGTTGCGGCCTTCTGTAGTCATTTCTGTTGCCATCCTACACAAAGTGGCGAAGAAGCAATGCC ACGGATGGAAGAGCAGGTGGATCCAGTCCAAGCACAAGTCAGACTACGGCCAGTGGAAGCTGACTGCTGGAAAGTTCTATGGAGATGCTAAGTTGGATAAAG GTCTCCAGACAAGCCAGGATGCCCACTTCTATTTCATCTCGGCCCGCTTCCAGCCCTTCAGCAACGAGGGCAGGCCGCTGGTGATCCAGTTCACCGTCAAGCACGAACAGAACATCGACTGCGGCGGCGGCTACATCAAGATCTTCCCCAGCGACATCGACCAGAGCGCCATGGATGCAGAGTCGCCCTTTTACATCATGTTCG GTCCTGACATCTGCGGCCGCAGCACGCAGAAAGTTCACGTTATCTTCAACTACAAAGGACAGGGCTACCTCATAAAAAAAGACATCAAATGCAAG GTAGACGAGCTGACCCATTTGTATACGCTGATCATCAATCCCGACCAGACGTACGAGGTGAAGATCGACAACACGCAGGTGGCGTCAGGCTCGCTGGAGGACGACTGGGACATGCTGCTCCCCAAGAAAATCAAGGACCCCCTGGCTAAGAAGCCCAGCGACTGGGTGGACCAGGCCACCATCGATGACCTCACCGACACCAAGCCTGAG GACTGGGACCAGCCTGAGACCATCCCTGATCCAACAGCCAGGAAGCCAAGCGATTGGGATGACGGCATGGATGGCGAATGGGAGCCTCGCAGGATGACCAACCCGGATTATAAG GGCGACTGGAAGCCCAAGCAGATCGACAACCCTGACTACAAAGGAGAGTGGGTACACCCTGAGATCGACAACCCGGAGTACGTCCACGACCCCACCGTGTACAAGTTTGACAACATAGCCGTTCTGGCCCTGGACCTGTGGCAG ATGAGATCTGGAACCATCTTTGACAACTTCCTCATCACAGACGACATCGCAGAAGCCGAAAAGTTTGGGGAGCAGACCTGGGGGGTCACCACA GAACCGGAGAAGAAGATGAGGGAGGAGCAGCTGATGCTGGCGCAGGAGGAAGTGGACAAGGAGCAGCCCGAGAAAGACcatgaggaagaggaagaggatgagGAGGAAGATGATAAGAGAGTTAATAATGAGCACGTGAAGAATACAGAATTATAG
- the LOC133644338 gene encoding calreticulin-like isoform X1, whose protein sequence is MKLPAALFALLNCLAFSAHATIIFKEQFLDGDGWKSRWIQSKHKSDYGQWKLTAGKFYGDAKLDKGLQTSQDAHFYFISARFQPFSNEGRPLVIQFTVKHEQNIDCGGGYIKIFPSDIDQSAMDAESPFYIMFGPDICGRSTQKVHVIFNYKGQGYLIKKDIKCKVDELTHLYTLIINPDQTYEVKIDNTQVASGSLEDDWDMLLPKKIKDPLAKKPSDWVDQATIDDLTDTKPEDWDQPETIPDPTARKPSDWDDGMDGEWEPRRMTNPDYKGDWKPKQIDNPDYKGEWVHPEIDNPEYVHDPTVYKFDNIAVLALDLWQMRSGTIFDNFLITDDIAEAEKFGEQTWGVTTEPEKKMREEQLMLAQEEVDKEQPEKDHEEEEEDEEEDDKRVNNEHVKNTEL, encoded by the exons ATGAAGCTGCCGGCAGCCTTATTTGCACTTCTCAACTGTCTGGCGTTTAGTGCTCACGCGACTATCATTTTCAAGGAACAGTTTTTGGATGGAG ACGGATGGAAGAGCAGGTGGATCCAGTCCAAGCACAAGTCAGACTACGGCCAGTGGAAGCTGACTGCTGGAAAGTTCTATGGAGATGCTAAGTTGGATAAAG GTCTCCAGACAAGCCAGGATGCCCACTTCTATTTCATCTCGGCCCGCTTCCAGCCCTTCAGCAACGAGGGCAGGCCGCTGGTGATCCAGTTCACCGTCAAGCACGAACAGAACATCGACTGCGGCGGCGGCTACATCAAGATCTTCCCCAGCGACATCGACCAGAGCGCCATGGATGCAGAGTCGCCCTTTTACATCATGTTCG GTCCTGACATCTGCGGCCGCAGCACGCAGAAAGTTCACGTTATCTTCAACTACAAAGGACAGGGCTACCTCATAAAAAAAGACATCAAATGCAAG GTAGACGAGCTGACCCATTTGTATACGCTGATCATCAATCCCGACCAGACGTACGAGGTGAAGATCGACAACACGCAGGTGGCGTCAGGCTCGCTGGAGGACGACTGGGACATGCTGCTCCCCAAGAAAATCAAGGACCCCCTGGCTAAGAAGCCCAGCGACTGGGTGGACCAGGCCACCATCGATGACCTCACCGACACCAAGCCTGAG GACTGGGACCAGCCTGAGACCATCCCTGATCCAACAGCCAGGAAGCCAAGCGATTGGGATGACGGCATGGATGGCGAATGGGAGCCTCGCAGGATGACCAACCCGGATTATAAG GGCGACTGGAAGCCCAAGCAGATCGACAACCCTGACTACAAAGGAGAGTGGGTACACCCTGAGATCGACAACCCGGAGTACGTCCACGACCCCACCGTGTACAAGTTTGACAACATAGCCGTTCTGGCCCTGGACCTGTGGCAG ATGAGATCTGGAACCATCTTTGACAACTTCCTCATCACAGACGACATCGCAGAAGCCGAAAAGTTTGGGGAGCAGACCTGGGGGGTCACCACA GAACCGGAGAAGAAGATGAGGGAGGAGCAGCTGATGCTGGCGCAGGAGGAAGTGGACAAGGAGCAGCCCGAGAAAGACcatgaggaagaggaagaggatgagGAGGAAGATGATAAGAGAGTTAATAATGAGCACGTGAAGAATACAGAATTATAG